One window of the Thermoplasmatales archaeon genome contains the following:
- a CDS encoding pyruvate, phosphate dikinase has protein sequence MKMRYVYLFEEGNKEMAKILGNKGAHLCELVRIGTPVPPGFIISTDACRRYFEEGKIEEDIKKEILDALKKIEKMTGKKFGGEEPLLLSIRSGAPVSMPGMMDTIINLGITDEIVEKMHDKRFAYDAYRRFLAIFGKVALGIDGKKFDEVLEKKKREEGVDESNLSTEALREIVEEYKKIFRVPNPYDQLFIAISAVFNSWNNERAISYRKIKNIPHNLGTAVVVQAMVFGNMGNDSYTGVIFTRNPSDGNNKIYGEFLINAQGEDIVSGKRTPLPIEKLREINPSLYEEIRSVAKKIETHYRDMQDIEFTVERGNLYILQTRKGKRTAKADIKIAFDMVNEGIIVKEEALLRIDTGSLSQLLHKRIKKANRKIASGLPASPGAAVGRICLSADEAYEKGLHEKIILIREETSPDDIHGVVRSQGVITIRGGLTSHAAVVSRGLGIPCIVGCNIEINEEKKEIVADGKILREGDFISMDASIGEVYEGIAELADAEFPEEMKAILSWADKIRKMKVYANADLPDDAKKAMEFGAEGIGLCRTEHMFLNPARLEIVRKAIFGDKNSLNKLLEMQRKDFIEIFEIVGEKPIVIRLLDAPLHEFLPKYEELLEKKIKGEMSEEEEEIFETVRNLREANPMLGFRGVRLGIMKPEIYAMQTRAIIEAAIKVKKKRILPYIEIPVVSDANEIRIAKRIIVDEIEKIFKEKNVRINYKIGTMIELPRACLVADEIAKEVDFISFGTNDLTQTTFGFSRDDAEEKFLRDYVERGIISEDPFAILDSKGVGELMKIAIEKARRVNEKIEVGICGEHGGEEKSIKFCQSIGLDSISCSPYRLITARISAAKAVLS, from the coding sequence ATGAAAATGAGATATGTTTATCTATTCGAAGAAGGAAATAAGGAGATGGCAAAAATTCTTGGAAATAAAGGAGCCCATTTATGTGAGTTAGTCAGGATAGGAACTCCTGTTCCTCCTGGATTTATAATTTCAACTGATGCATGCAGGAGATATTTTGAAGAAGGTAAAATAGAGGAGGATATAAAAAAAGAAATTCTCGATGCTTTGAAAAAAATTGAAAAAATGACAGGAAAAAAGTTTGGAGGAGAGGAGCCATTGCTTCTGTCTATTCGTTCTGGTGCTCCTGTTTCAATGCCGGGGATGATGGATACAATAATAAACCTTGGGATTACAGATGAAATTGTTGAGAAAATGCATGATAAGAGATTCGCATATGATGCTTACAGGAGATTTCTTGCAATTTTTGGAAAAGTAGCCCTTGGTATAGATGGGAAAAAGTTTGATGAAGTACTTGAGAAGAAAAAAAGAGAGGAAGGTGTTGATGAGAGCAATCTCTCTACTGAAGCTTTAAGAGAAATTGTTGAAGAATATAAGAAAATTTTTAGGGTGCCAAATCCATATGATCAACTTTTTATCGCTATTTCCGCAGTTTTCAATTCCTGGAATAATGAAAGGGCAATAAGCTACAGAAAAATTAAGAATATACCTCATAACCTTGGCACAGCGGTTGTGGTTCAGGCAATGGTTTTTGGAAACATGGGCAACGACTCATATACAGGGGTTATTTTTACAAGAAATCCATCTGATGGAAACAATAAAATTTATGGAGAATTTCTTATAAATGCGCAGGGTGAGGACATAGTCAGCGGAAAAAGAACACCATTGCCAATTGAGAAATTAAGAGAAATAAATCCCTCTTTATATGAGGAAATACGCAGTGTTGCCAAGAAAATTGAAACGCATTATAGAGATATGCAGGATATAGAATTCACTGTGGAAAGGGGAAATTTATATATTCTTCAAACAAGAAAAGGAAAGAGAACAGCAAAAGCGGACATAAAAATAGCTTTTGATATGGTGAATGAAGGAATTATAGTAAAAGAAGAAGCATTGCTAAGAATAGACACGGGCTCACTGTCTCAACTTCTCCATAAAAGAATAAAAAAAGCAAATCGCAAAATAGCAAGTGGCCTGCCTGCCTCGCCTGGTGCGGCTGTGGGGCGGATATGCTTGTCTGCGGATGAGGCGTATGAAAAAGGTTTGCATGAAAAAATTATTTTGATTAGGGAAGAAACAAGCCCGGATGATATACATGGGGTTGTGAGGTCGCAGGGAGTTATAACAATAAGAGGGGGGCTTACTTCTCATGCAGCTGTTGTGAGCAGGGGGCTAGGTATTCCATGCATTGTTGGTTGTAACATAGAAATAAACGAGGAGAAAAAAGAAATAGTTGCAGATGGAAAAATTCTAAGAGAAGGGGATTTTATATCAATGGATGCGAGCATTGGAGAGGTTTATGAAGGAATTGCTGAACTTGCTGATGCTGAATTTCCAGAAGAGATGAAGGCAATTCTTTCCTGGGCTGATAAAATCAGAAAAATGAAGGTTTATGCAAATGCTGATCTGCCAGATGATGCAAAAAAAGCAATGGAATTTGGGGCGGAAGGAATAGGACTATGCAGAACAGAGCACATGTTTCTAAATCCAGCTAGGCTTGAAATCGTAAGAAAGGCAATATTTGGAGATAAAAATTCGCTTAATAAACTTCTTGAAATGCAGAGAAAAGATTTTATTGAAATTTTTGAGATAGTTGGAGAAAAGCCAATAGTTATTCGCTTGCTTGATGCCCCACTGCATGAATTTCTGCCTAAATATGAGGAACTTTTAGAGAAAAAAATAAAAGGGGAAATGAGTGAGGAGGAAGAAGAAATATTTGAAACTGTTAGAAATTTAAGAGAGGCAAATCCAATGCTTGGGTTTAGAGGGGTAAGACTTGGAATAATGAAGCCAGAAATATATGCAATGCAGACAAGAGCAATAATTGAAGCGGCTATAAAAGTAAAGAAAAAAAGAATTCTTCCTTACATTGAAATACCTGTAGTAAGCGATGCAAATGAAATAAGAATTGCTAAGAGAATTATAGTTGATGAAATTGAAAAAATTTTTAAAGAAAAAAATGTAAGAATTAATTATAAGATAGGAACAATGATAGAATTGCCCCGAGCCTGCCTTGTTGCTGATGAAATTGCAAAAGAAGTTGATTTCATTTCCTTTGGAACAAATGATTTGACACAAACAACTTTTGGATTTAGTAGGGATGATGCGGAAGAAAAATTTTTGAGAGATTATGTTGAAAGAGGAATAATCAGTGAGGATCCTTTTGCAATTCTTGATTCTAAAGGAGTTGGAGAGCTTATGAAAATTGCTATTGAAAAGGCAAGAAGGGTAAATGAAAAAATAGAAGTAGGGATATGCGGGGAGCATGGAGGGGAGGAAAAATCAATAAAATTCTGCCAATCAATAGGACTTGATTCAATAAGCTGTTCTCCCTATCGCTTGATAACAGCGAGAATATCAGCTGCAAAGGCGGTATTGAGCTAA
- the prf1 gene encoding peptide chain release factor 1, producing MLGKKDKFVLKKKIEELRAIRGQHTELISLYIPPSRQISDVMAYLRNEYSESTNIKSKQTRKNVLSAIEGIMARLKYFKSPPPNGLIFFVGMVGEPPKLFAEVIEPPVPINTYLYRCNSQFYLKPLEEIIEEKDVYGLLLIDRRECTIGFLQGSRIEAAAYMTSRVPGKHGKGGQSQRRFERLTEIAAHEWFVKAGEKASQLFLEKNVKGVMVGGPGPTKREFVNGNYLDYRIKEKIIGLYDTGYTDEYGLRELISSASNDIEELDIVKDRKIMQRFLEEIRKSSGLAIYGEEEVKNALMAGMLNVLLISSELERYKVKAHCTSCGYDFEGIVEKLNFQCPKCNGNMEIIEKKDIIEEYAELAEKSSTEMEIISRESEEGEILYRAFNGIAGILRYKVE from the coding sequence ATGCTTGGTAAAAAAGATAAATTCGTACTTAAAAAGAAAATAGAAGAGCTAAGAGCAATTAGAGGACAGCATACAGAGCTTATTTCCCTTTATATTCCCCCTTCCCGCCAGATAAGCGATGTAATGGCTTATTTAAGGAATGAATATTCAGAATCAACAAATATAAAATCAAAGCAGACACGTAAAAATGTTCTTTCAGCAATTGAAGGAATAATGGCAAGGTTAAAATATTTTAAATCTCCTCCCCCAAATGGTTTAATTTTTTTTGTTGGTATGGTTGGTGAGCCACCAAAACTTTTTGCTGAAGTTATTGAGCCGCCCGTTCCCATAAATACATATCTTTATAGATGCAACTCCCAGTTTTATCTGAAACCACTTGAAGAAATTATAGAAGAAAAAGATGTTTATGGCCTGCTTTTAATCGATAGAAGAGAATGCACAATCGGTTTTTTACAGGGTAGTAGAATCGAAGCTGCAGCTTATATGACATCCCGTGTGCCAGGCAAGCACGGCAAAGGGGGGCAGAGCCAGCGCAGATTTGAAAGGCTAACTGAAATAGCGGCACATGAGTGGTTTGTTAAAGCTGGAGAAAAAGCATCTCAACTTTTTCTTGAAAAAAATGTTAAAGGCGTGATGGTTGGAGGGCCTGGCCCAACTAAAAGAGAGTTTGTTAATGGAAATTATCTTGACTATAGAATAAAGGAAAAAATAATTGGGCTATATGATACTGGTTATACTGATGAATATGGATTGAGAGAGCTTATAAGTTCTGCATCAAATGATATAGAGGAGCTTGATATTGTTAAAGATAGAAAAATTATGCAAAGATTTCTTGAAGAAATAAGGAAGAGCAGTGGCTTGGCAATATATGGCGAAGAAGAAGTGAAAAATGCTCTTATGGCTGGCATGCTCAATGTGCTTTTGATTTCATCAGAACTTGAAAGATATAAGGTTAAGGCGCATTGTACAAGTTGTGGATATGATTTTGAAGGAATTGTTGAAAAATTGAATTTTCAATGTCCAAAATGCAATGGTAACATGGAAATAATTGAAAAAAAGGATATAATTGAAGAATACGCAGAACTTGCTGAAAAGTCATCTACTGAAATGGAAATAATAAGCAGGGAAAGTGAGGAAGGGGAAATATTGTATAGAGCATTTAATGGAATAGCTGGTATATTAAGATACAAGGTAGAATAA
- a CDS encoding SemiSWEET transporter: MNSAIIGLFAATLTTISFIPQVIKTFRLRRAEDISLAMYVLFCTGIFLWLVYGVLIKDFPIILANSITLILSLTILFFKIKYG, translated from the coding sequence ATGAATTCAGCAATAATTGGATTATTTGCTGCAACCCTTACAACAATCTCATTCATCCCTCAGGTTATAAAAACATTTAGGCTGCGCAGGGCGGAGGACATTTCTCTTGCGATGTATGTTTTATTCTGCACTGGTATATTTCTTTGGCTTGTTTATGGTGTTTTGATAAAAGATTTCCCAATAATTTTGGCGAATTCAATTACACTTATTTTGTCTCTTACAATTCTATTTTTCAAAATAAAGTATGGGTGA
- a CDS encoding PadR family transcriptional regulator, with protein MFEDKDLKIKEAIKLMLLNCIKERKMHGYALMKKISEERGKKTSTGVIYPMLAELEEDGLIKSEKDKQNKKFYKLTIKGLRYLNRRKEKLKEITEHMNKIREFEKMGAGQLRDALRTAFIKFDILNEKQKKRISKILKNASKEIRYIVEFGE; from the coding sequence ATGTTTGAAGATAAAGATTTAAAAATAAAAGAAGCAATAAAACTCATGCTTTTGAATTGTATAAAAGAAAGAAAAATGCATGGGTACGCTCTTATGAAAAAAATATCGGAGGAAAGAGGAAAAAAAACAAGCACTGGAGTTATTTATCCAATGCTTGCTGAGCTTGAAGAAGATGGTTTAATAAAATCTGAAAAAGATAAACAGAATAAAAAATTTTACAAATTAACAATTAAAGGTTTGAGATATCTAAATAGAAGGAAAGAAAAATTGAAGGAAATAACTGAACATATGAATAAAATAAGGGAATTCGAGAAAATGGGGGCGGGGCAGTTGAGAGATGCATTAAGGACTGCATTTATTAAATTTGATATTTTAAATGAAAAGCAGAAAAAAAGGATATCAAAAATTTTAAAAAATGCATCAAAAGAGATTAGATATATAGTTGAATTCGGTGAGTAA
- a CDS encoding ATP-binding cassette domain-containing protein, with protein sequence MHAIVVENLTKRFGEIVAVNNVSFKVNKGEIFSFLGPNGAGKTTTIHILVTILKPNSGSAFVAGHDVVKEAKEVRKKIGIVFQDPSLDTNLTAYENLYIHGGIYGYHGPQLKNKIDELLKFVELENFKNKVVKTFSGGMARRLEVAKALIHEPEILFLDEPTIGLDPQTRARIWEYIEKLRGEKDITIFLTTHYMDEAEQLSDRIAIIDKGKIIAHDTPENLKSMLGEDIIYINAENPECFDEDFAKDCKILEDGRIKISVNNASSAIPKIFEIAQKKGIRINNITYHKPTLNDVFIHLTGKEMRDKENSSQIIRRRFR encoded by the coding sequence ATGCATGCAATAGTTGTTGAGAATTTAACGAAGAGATTTGGAGAAATTGTTGCAGTAAATAATGTTTCATTTAAAGTAAATAAAGGAGAAATTTTCTCGTTTCTTGGCCCGAATGGGGCAGGAAAAACAACAACAATTCATATTCTTGTCACCATTTTAAAGCCTAATTCGGGCTCTGCCTTTGTTGCGGGGCATGATGTTGTAAAAGAAGCAAAAGAAGTGAGGAAAAAGATAGGGATAGTTTTTCAGGACCCAAGCCTTGACACAAATTTAACTGCATATGAGAATCTATACATTCATGGCGGAATATATGGATATCATGGCCCTCAATTGAAAAATAAGATAGATGAGTTGCTAAAATTTGTTGAACTTGAAAATTTTAAAAATAAGGTGGTTAAGACATTCAGCGGGGGCATGGCGAGGCGGCTGGAGGTAGCAAAAGCTTTAATTCATGAACCAGAAATTCTCTTTTTGGATGAGCCGACAATTGGGCTGGACCCCCAGACAAGGGCTAGGATATGGGAATATATAGAGAAGCTAAGAGGGGAGAAGGATATAACAATATTTCTCACAACCCATTATATGGATGAAGCTGAGCAATTATCGGATAGAATAGCGATAATAGATAAGGGGAAAATAATCGCTCATGATACACCAGAAAATCTGAAAAGCATGTTAGGAGAGGACATTATTTACATAAATGCAGAAAATCCAGAATGTTTTGATGAAGATTTTGCAAAGGATTGCAAAATTTTGGAGGATGGAAGAATTAAGATAAGTGTTAATAATGCAAGTTCAGCAATTCCAAAAATTTTTGAAATAGCTCAGAAGAAAGGGATAAGAATAAATAATATAACATATCACAAACCAACCCTCAATGATGTTTTTATTCACCTTACTGGAAAGGAGATGAGGGATAAAGAAAATTCATCGCAAATTATAAGGAGGAGATTTAGATGA
- a CDS encoding ABC transporter permease gives MRAFLSMVYRQIKRFWRGKSRVIGAIINPLIWLVFFGLGWSKVFDSPMAKQIFGGIDYISFLAPGLMTMGLFTASFISGVTVIWDKQFGFLKETLVAPASRKSIIGGRIVGDAFISLIQGFIILLFTFPLAKSLKISGFAPVLLVGFILSIAISSLGVSLSLKMASMEGFQMIMMVVMMPLIFLSGAIYPIDTMPKWMQYVAHVNPLTYAVDASRNLLLGISKFSLLLDFSVLSIIALVFLTTAMLLFEKATIE, from the coding sequence ATGAGAGCTTTCCTTAGCATGGTTTACAGGCAGATAAAAAGATTCTGGCGTGGCAAATCAAGAGTTATAGGTGCAATAATAAATCCTCTGATATGGCTTGTTTTCTTCGGGCTTGGATGGAGCAAGGTTTTTGATTCGCCTATGGCAAAGCAGATTTTTGGGGGAATTGATTACATCTCATTTCTTGCCCCAGGTCTTATGACTATGGGCTTATTTACTGCATCATTTATCAGTGGCGTAACTGTTATATGGGATAAACAATTTGGATTTTTGAAAGAAACACTTGTTGCTCCTGCCTCAAGAAAAAGCATAATTGGTGGTAGAATAGTTGGAGATGCTTTTATTTCCTTAATTCAGGGTTTTATAATCCTTTTATTCACTTTTCCACTTGCAAAATCCCTTAAAATCAGTGGATTTGCTCCAGTATTGCTTGTTGGCTTCATTCTTTCAATTGCAATTTCATCACTTGGAGTTAGTTTATCTCTAAAAATGGCGAGCATGGAAGGTTTTCAGATGATAATGATGGTTGTAATGATGCCATTGATTTTTTTAAGCGGGGCAATTTATCCTATTGATACAATGCCTAAATGGATGCAATATGTTGCCCATGTAAATCCCTTAACTTATGCAGTTGATGCATCCCGCAACCTCCTTTTAGGAATTTCAAAATTCTCTCTTCTCCTTGATTTCTCTGTTCTATCGATAATAGCACTTGTTTTTCTCACTACAGCAATGCTCCTCTTTGAAAAAGCAACAATTGAATAG
- a CDS encoding DUF11 domain-containing protein — MDDEYLYLRLCCYAQPNFTIEKDARYKWFIDLNGDGSIQGGNIIGGEYMFFVEDTNNDGIGDVYLLNDTDGDGMFSEWEGNYSGGLITNSSIAGYEIIGNCVLLYLSWDAIGNPYPFYLLAWATDQENPNLEQMPTTDGPDSADIPFGPFFPPYVYLSIEKNDNPDPVYAGGILNYTIWVNNTVGINLTNVTVIETYDSNVTFNSSNPAPTQGNNTWIFNLSVNSSWSVNISVVVNSSLPNGTILHNYVNVTYGNLSNLTGIYNQTWENTTVVSLPINPGISITKEAYPDIIHSGESVTYYLNITNTGDVNLTITSIIDNQSLCFSYSSGDDGDNIFEPGETWIYVNTTSISIDTWNKVNVTAEDSLGKEVYDEASAYVNVINPGIDVEKYVSNDNSTWQESITINSGSIAYWKIVVTNTGDCILYNVWVNDSGNNINVGTLGIGESRTFYWNSSYTEDFTNVVNARGEDELGYEVTDSDTASIDVIEGAPNIYDPKIAEDIDGLPLEPGDVIRYTAWINNTGNASSNDNPGNEFEDEIPACTTYVTGSLEINDIPNDDDISDGIGYDAINNKIIWNGIIPANGSIKISFMVRVNLNATCSIISNQGVVFYDSDGDGINDATQPTDDPSTSEENDPTNLRIDIYPPWSWIVVKEDPAQFVPKMCTVNIYAADDASPWKIFYVIYDGNNSREIREGEWNTTVIFFLFFTEERNFTIEYWAIDASGKEETPHNFASYSVDFTPPSFEIHFSGLYEKSEDRYYIPSTAVISFYAYDTGSGVDRIEYKIDDGSWIKYTSSFRLSEGLHKIYVNVWDKLNNRYFEEFKVQVGGCEPITKCVLDPPLPDGDNGWYKTPVKVELEASDNGSGIAKTFYKIDGKEWIEYNGAFILQDGKHSLFFYSIDKAGFVEEIKKISINIDMFAPEIKIEKPKAWLYIGDHKIIPLVGNKAIVIGKITINIAIEDIKTSGIEATYLYIDGRIVAQGKTEINYTLNEKMYGIHKMKIVSADLAGNIAVKEMYLFILNPKIRFNNP; from the coding sequence ATGGATGATGAGTATTTATATCTAAGGCTGTGCTGTTATGCCCAGCCCAATTTTACTATAGAAAAAGACGCAAGGTATAAATGGTTTATAGATTTAAATGGGGATGGAAGCATTCAGGGAGGAAATATAATAGGAGGAGAGTATATGTTTTTTGTTGAGGATACAAATAATGATGGAATTGGAGATGTTTATCTTCTCAATGATACGGATGGAGACGGAATGTTTAGTGAGTGGGAAGGAAATTATAGCGGAGGGCTGATAACAAATAGTAGCATTGCTGGGTATGAAATAATTGGAAACTGTGTGCTTTTGTATTTAAGTTGGGATGCTATAGGAAACCCTTATCCTTTTTATTTACTCGCCTGGGCAACAGACCAAGAAAATCCTAACCTTGAGCAAATGCCAACAACTGATGGCCCCGATTCAGCAGATATTCCATTTGGACCATTTTTCCCGCCATATGTCTATTTGAGTATAGAAAAGAATGATAATCCTGACCCTGTTTATGCGGGAGGGATATTAAATTATACTATCTGGGTTAATAACACAGTAGGGATAAATCTTACAAATGTAACAGTGATAGAAACATATGATTCAAATGTAACCTTTAACTCATCAAACCCAGCGCCAACGCAAGGAAATAACACATGGATATTCAATTTATCTGTTAATTCTTCATGGAGCGTAAATATAAGCGTAGTTGTTAATTCATCTCTGCCAAATGGAACAATACTGCATAACTATGTAAATGTAACTTATGGAAATTTATCAAATTTAACAGGAATATATAATCAAACATGGGAGAATACAACAGTTGTTTCTCTTCCAATTAATCCAGGCATAAGCATAACAAAAGAAGCATATCCAGATATAATTCATAGTGGCGAATCTGTAACATATTATCTAAACATAACAAATACTGGAGATGTTAATTTAACAATAACAAGCATAATTGATAATCAGAGCCTTTGTTTTTCATATAGCTCTGGAGACGATGGAGATAATATTTTTGAACCAGGAGAAACATGGATATATGTAAATACAACATCAATAAGCATTGATACATGGAATAAAGTAAATGTAACTGCGGAAGATAGCTTAGGAAAAGAAGTATATGATGAGGCAAGTGCATATGTTAATGTAATAAATCCAGGCATAGATGTTGAGAAATATGTAAGCAATGATAATTCAACATGGCAAGAAAGCATAACAATTAATTCTGGAAGCATTGCATACTGGAAGATTGTTGTAACAAACACTGGAGATTGTATTTTATACAATGTATGGGTAAATGATAGTGGAAATAATATAAATGTTGGAACTCTTGGAATAGGAGAAAGCAGAACATTTTACTGGAATAGTAGCTATACAGAAGATTTTACAAATGTTGTAAATGCAAGAGGAGAAGATGAATTAGGATATGAAGTAACAGACAGCGATACTGCAAGTATTGATGTTATAGAAGGTGCGCCTAATATTTATGACCCGAAAATAGCGGAAGATATAGATGGCTTGCCTCTTGAGCCTGGTGATGTGATAAGGTATACCGCATGGATTAATAATACTGGTAATGCGTCATCAAATGATAATCCTGGAAATGAATTTGAGGATGAGATTCCAGCATGCACCACCTATGTTACTGGCTCACTTGAAATAAATGATATTCCAAACGATGATGATATATCAGATGGAATTGGATACGATGCAATAAACAATAAAATAATATGGAATGGAATTATTCCTGCAAATGGGTCAATAAAAATAAGTTTCATGGTTAGGGTTAATCTCAACGCAACTTGCTCAATCATTTCAAATCAAGGTGTGGTTTTTTATGATAGCGATGGGGATGGCATAAATGACGCCACCCAGCCAACAGATGACCCGAGCACATCGGAGGAAAATGACCCGACTAATTTAAGGATAGATATTTATCCACCATGGTCATGGATTGTTGTAAAAGAAGACCCCGCTCAATTTGTGCCAAAAATGTGCACAGTTAATATTTATGCTGCTGATGATGCAAGCCCATGGAAGATTTTCTATGTGATATATGATGGAAATAACAGCAGAGAGATAAGAGAGGGAGAATGGAATACAACAGTGATTTTTTTCTTGTTCTTTACTGAAGAAAGAAACTTTACCATAGAATATTGGGCAATTGATGCCTCTGGTAAAGAAGAAACTCCTCACAATTTTGCCTCTTACAGTGTTGATTTTACTCCTCCATCATTTGAAATACATTTCAGTGGCTTGTATGAAAAATCTGAAGATAGATACTATATTCCTTCTACTGCGGTTATATCATTTTATGCTTATGATACAGGAAGTGGAGTTGATAGAATAGAGTATAAAATAGATGATGGAAGTTGGATTAAATATACATCTTCCTTCAGACTAAGCGAAGGATTGCACAAGATATATGTGAATGTATGGGATAAATTAAATAACAGATATTTTGAGGAATTTAAAGTGCAAGTAGGAGGTTGCGAACCAATAACAAAATGTGTTCTTGATCCTCCTTTACCAGATGGGGACAATGGATGGTATAAAACACCAGTTAAAGTTGAATTAGAGGCATCTGATAATGGAAGCGGAATTGCAAAAACTTTTTATAAAATAGATGGGAAGGAGTGGATTGAATATAATGGTGCTTTTATTCTTCAGGATGGCAAACACAGTTTATTCTTCTACAGTATTGATAAAGCGGGCTTCGTTGAGGAAATAAAGAAAATCAGCATAAATATTGATATGTTTGCTCCAGAGATAAAAATTGAAAAGCCAAAAGCATGGCTATATATAGGAGATCATAAAATAATACCTCTTGTTGGCAATAAAGCAATAGTAATAGGTAAAATCACCATAAATATAGCTATAGAAGACATAAAAACATCTGGTATTGAAGCCACTTATCTTTATATTGATGGGCGCATCGTTGCGCAAGGAAAAACAGAGATAAATTATACATTAAATGAAAAAATGTATGGCATTCACAAAATGAAAATAGTTTCAGCTGATTTAGCAGGAAATATTGCGGTTAAGGAGATGTATCTCTTTATATTAAACCCAAAAATTAGATTTAATAACCCATAA